Below is a genomic region from Hippea sp. KM1.
ACACCTATAAGCACTTTGCCGTTGCTGCATTTGCGCCTTCTTTGTTAAACATCAGCCTCATAGCCTTTGTTTTTTTTGCCGATAGATTCTCAAACCCGGTGTATGCCCTTTGTGTGGGTGTTATAGTTGGGGGTCTTCTGCAGCTTATCGTTTCCTTCTTTGATTTTTTATCGTTGAGGATTCCACCCAAGATTAGCTTTAGGATAGAGGACTCAACGAGGCAGATTTTTTCCCTTATGGGCATAACGGCCCTGGGGAGTGGTGTTATGCAGATATCCTCTATGGTGGACAGCTTTGTGGCAAGCTTCTTACCATACGGCAGCTTCTCATACATCTTCTATGCCAATAGGCTATTTCAATTGCCGTTTGCCGTTTTTTCCATTGCCATTACCCAGAGCTCCTTACCCGATCTATCCAAGCTAAAGAAGACTGAATTGATCAAGGCCATTACCCTGCTGTTGAGGTTTGTCGTCTTTGTTTCTATTGCCGTTGAGATGTATTTCTTCTTCTTCTCAGAAGATGTTGTGGGTCTATTGTTTAGGCACGGCAGGTTTTCAGACCTTGATACATCCAATACAGCCCTGACGCTTAAGATTATGATTGCAGGCTTTCTGTTTTTCTCTATTGCCAAGATCCTATCCAACGCCTTCTATTCGTTTGAGGATGCAAAAACACCCCTTAGGGCTTCGGTCTTCTCCTCTTTTGTTGCTATCGTTGCCTCTGTTGCTTTAGGCTTTTCTTTGGGTTTTGTGGGTCTTGCCATTTCTATGAGCCTAAGCGGCCTTGTAAATGCTTCTGTCTTGTGGTTTTATGCCGACAGATCTATAGGCAGGATGAGGATAGCAGATATTGTCGATAGTCTCTGTCTTGTTGAGTTTGTTGTCCTGCTTGTTGTCTCTGTTGCCCTTGTGAGGCTTAATTTTGGCTTTTTGGCTGCCTTGGTGTTTTATGGAGGGTTTGCCCTTTACGGATTTAGGCATTACTCTGCTTTGGAATCAAGATAGCTTAAGGCCCTCTTTAGGTCTTCCTCGGTATTTATGTTGAAGAAATCCATGCAGTTTCTCCAGGGTATGGTTTTCAGGTGGAGTTTTTCTATAAATGATCTGATGCTTCTGTTTGCGCACCCTTGATTCTTTAGCGACTCTTTTGCTCTCTTTGATAGGGATAGGGGAAATAGTCTTATGCCGTTGCACTCAAATACATACGCATCGAATTCGTCCGTTAATCTTTCTGTCATTGTTTTTAACAACTCGGGCGTTATAAAAGGCATATCGGCTGTTAGGAATATGTAAAAATCGGCCTCAAAGTGTTCCATAACATTGAGGATGCCGCATAA
It encodes:
- the mobA gene encoding molybdenum cofactor guanylyltransferase — its product is MKLLFCILAGGRSKRFNKDKRRINLLGKRLIDYPIESIESLKQKPILSLRFDDDFKTNHPAIKDQRPFLGPLCGILNVMEHFEADFYIFLTADMPFITPELLKTMTERLTDEFDAYVFECNGIRLFPLSLSKRAKESLKNQGCANRSIRSFIEKLHLKTIPWRNCMDFFNINTEEDLKRALSYLDSKAE
- the murJ gene encoding murein biosynthesis integral membrane protein MurJ, which encodes MFKNAKVIAFFTLISRVLGYIRDVLIASHFGVSIYTDMFFIAFRIPNSLRRFLGEGAVNSSVVPVLSRIDEKDKPVAIWNVIVVFGFVLLVVSVLGVVFSKALVAVFAGGYLRGEHSSLMNSMVRITFPYIFFIGLTVLLMGILNTYKHFAVAAFAPSLLNISLIAFVFFADRFSNPVYALCVGVIVGGLLQLIVSFFDFLSLRIPPKISFRIEDSTRQIFSLMGITALGSGVMQISSMVDSFVASFLPYGSFSYIFYANRLFQLPFAVFSIAITQSSLPDLSKLKKTELIKAITLLLRFVVFVSIAVEMYFFFFSEDVVGLLFRHGRFSDLDTSNTALTLKIMIAGFLFFSIAKILSNAFYSFEDAKTPLRASVFSSFVAIVASVALGFSLGFVGLAISMSLSGLVNASVLWFYADRSIGRMRIADIVDSLCLVEFVVLLVVSVALVRLNFGFLAALVFYGGFALYGFRHYSALESR